From a single Lytechinus pictus isolate F3 Inbred unplaced genomic scaffold, Lp3.0 scaffold_19, whole genome shotgun sequence genomic region:
- the LOC129260780 gene encoding uncharacterized protein LOC129260780, with amino-acid sequence MGNKVSPGYDPNIGKDLEKILREEYLFSGSLSKIKFKVSTNESFRQLIKALESHAQSEAHIKAKSKTKNQGQIQDQSKVQSQVKSEVKNEVKSDAKSKEVSSQNQKAETKESDDDDVDETPQVGDRALVHWYGNGWFTATIESWVPATLSYMIRWTDGNWAPEAAKYNNLCVDKVPSTSSVGVGTKVLFKQGLYYCGKNDDGSICDPSGRTLSNAKKAELAALNQISDRWHMGKITSITKNEKGVPRYHGKHVDRSDRQASMTNYVGYTSTFNDLRIDQLRVIPNVFNVVDSDTTKSNSKNTSCEVFVSKVAKDTEIVRRITKKFADKYAVGESSHGQSANEVQSVVQLIKNCSVYLVCLSDNFIDDSQAMSELLFAKKTLRKTVIPVVLGSSHNWLQTTAGMLLAGQLYIQFAGSDVWQEKAEELEANLEKLVISDGNASSKKSSNGGIPPRVFLSYCWTNSKSCFDAGQVKSLTGHQFSDPRKIKEDIEKVIGEKIWLDVEQLNSVDDSGMFGQITEGLIKSAVVIMCVSKEYTDSQNCTMEANFALRSLKKKAVVLEVGSGKKEDRSAWKASSVGATLIKDHQPFVMTIDTTNSTDSYNYNIEMIGQHLKETVLTEPPSSNAPSVLDETYDGSDSTLRASIPMVGDAVIAHYSAWQFYPAVVAQFDKSSLKYTVDWDDPDPSCRVQPYDLVAMNITPTEDLIGIGTRVLFKQGRYQFGGSTGDIWNLGEITRIYMEGGQKFYDGKHAKTAQDGLAVAGWSGFNPIFERSKCEELRLFPNAIEMLQAYKNL; translated from the coding sequence ATGGGCAATAAAGTCAGCCCAGGCTATGACCCGAATATCGGAAAAGATTTGGAGAAAATCTTACGTGAGGAATATTTGTTTTCAGGATCATTGAGTAAGATTAAATTTAAAGTGTCGACGAACGAATCATTTCGTCAGCTGATAAAAGCTTTAGAGAGCCATGCACAGAGTGAAGCCCATATAAAAGCCAAGAGCAAAACCAAGAACCAGGGCCAGATCCAAGACCAGAGCAAAGTCCAGAGCCAGGTCAAAAGCGAAGTCAAGAACGAAGTCAAGAGCGACGCCAAGAGCAAGGAAGTCTCGTCCCAAAATCAAAAAGCGGAGACCAAAGAatccgatgatgatgatgttgatgaaactCCACAAGTTGGAGATAGAGCACTGGTGCATTGGTACGGTAACGGCTGGTTCACTGCTACTATTGAGAGCTGGGTACCTGCTACCCTAAGCTACATGATTCGTTGGACAGACGGAAATTGGGCACCAGAAGCAGCAAAATATAATAACTTGTGTGTTGATAAGGTACCAAGTACATCTTCTGTTGGAGTCGGGACAAAGGTTCTCTTTAAGCAAGGCCTCTATTACTGTGGTAAGAATGACGATGGCAGCATCTGTGACCCCAGTGGAaggaccctgtcaaatgctaaAAAAGCGGAGCTAGCAGCACTGAACCAGATTTCTGATCGATGGCACATGGGCAAAATAACAAGCATCACTAAGAATGAAAAAGGTGTACCCAGATACCACGGGAAACATGTAGATCGAAGTGATAGACAAGCTTCCATGACCAACTATGTTGGATATACTTCAACTTTCAACGATCTCAGGATAGACCAACTGCGGGTAATTCCGAACGTTTTCAACGTTGTAGATTCTGATACAACAAAGAGTAACAGTAAGAATACATCATGTGAAGTGTTTGTATCTAAAGTTGCTAAAGATACCGAGATTGTTCGACGgataacaaagaaatttgcTGACAAGTATGCTGTAGGGGAATCAAGTCATGGCCAATCAGCAAATGAAGTTCAGTCAGTTGTGCAACTCATCAAGAATTGTTCTGTCTATCTAGTTTGTCTGAGTGACAACTTCATCGATGACAGTCAAGCCATGTCCGAGCTTCTGTTCGCTAAGAAGACATTGCGAAAAACAGTTATCCCTGTCGTTCTCGGTAGCAGTCATAACTGGCTTCAGACGACCGCTGGCATGCTTCTTGCTGGACAACTTTACATACAATTTGCGGGTTCTGATGTGTGGCAAGAGAAGGCTGAAGAACTTGAAGCCAACTTGGAGAAGCTAGTCATCTCCGATGGTAATGCTTCATCAAAAAAATCGTCAAATGGAGGAATTCCTCCCCGCGTGTTCCTGTCTTACTGCTGGACCAACTCAAAGTCTTGCTTCGATGCTGGACAAGTCAAAAGTTTGACTGGCCACCAATTTTCTGATCCTCGGAAAATAAAGGAAGACATTGAAAAGGTGATAGGCGAAAAGATATGGCTTGACGTTGAACAGCTGAACAGCGTTGATGATTCCGGTATGTTTGGACAAATCACAGAAGGGCTGATAAAGAGTGCAGTGGTGATCATGTGCGTTTCAAAGGAGTATACAGACAGTCAGAACTGTACGATGGAAGCAAACTTTGCTCTCCGATCTCTTAAGAAGAAAGCCGTCGTGTTAGAGGTGGGTTCAGGAAAGAAGGAGGATAGAAGTGCATGGAAGGCCAGCAGTGTTGGAGCGACCCTGATCAAAGATCATCAACCATTTGTTATGACTATAGATACCACAAACTCTACCGATAGCTACAACTACAACATTGAGATGATCGGCCAGCATTTGAAGGAAACGGTACTCACTGAACCACCGAGCTCCAATGCGCCATCAGTGCTCGATGAAACGTATGACGGAAGCGATAGTACCTTGAGAGCTTCAATCCCAATGGTTGGAGATGCCGTGATTGCACATTACTCGGCATGGCAGTTCTATCCAGCCGTGGTCGCACAATTCGACAAGTCTAGTTTGAAGTATACTGTTGACTGGGATGATCCAGACCCAAGTTGTAGGGTTCAGCCCTACGATCTTGTTGCCATGAACATCACTCCGACAGAAGACCTGATTGGTATCGGTACCAGGGTGTTGTTCAAGCAAGGTAGATACCAGTTCGGAGGTTCGACCGGTGACATCTGGAATCTTGGTGAGATAACCAGAATATACATGGAAGGTGGTCAAAAGTTCTACGACGGGAAGCATGCTAAGACGGCCCAAGATGGTTTAGCTGTTGCTGGTTGGTCGGGTTTCAATCCCATATTTGAACGATCAAAATGTGAAGAATTGAGACTGTTCCCTAACGCAATCGAAATGCTACAAGCTTACAAGAATCTCTGA